In Passer domesticus isolate bPasDom1 chromosome 1, bPasDom1.hap1, whole genome shotgun sequence, one DNA window encodes the following:
- the PRL gene encoding prolactin — translation MLLTKEGVTSLPICPKGSVNCQLSLEELFDRAVKLSHYIHFLSSEMFNEFDERYAQGRGFIAKAVNSCHTASLTTPEDKEQAQQIHHEDLLNLILGVLRSWNDPLIHLASEVQRIKEAPETILSKAVEIEEQNKRLLEGMEKIVGRVHSGEVENDIYTPWDGLPSLQLADEDSRLFAFYNLLHCLRRDSHKIDNYLKVLKCRLIHDNNC, via the exons ATGCTTCTGACAAAGGAAGGAGTGACCTCTTTGCCAATCTGCCCCAAAGGATCTGTCAATTGCCAGCTTTCCCTTGAGGAGCTTTTTGACCGAGCAGTTAAGCTTTCACACTACATTCACTTCCTCTCTTCGGAAATGTTCAATGAATTT GATGAACGCTACGCCCAGGGCCGGGGTTTCATTGCAAAAGCTGTCAACAGCTGCCACACTGCATCTTTAACCACTCCTGAAGATAAGGAGCAGGCTCAGCAGATTCAT CATGAAGACCTACTGAATTTAATACTGGGAGTTCTGCGTTCCTGGAATGATCCCCTGATCCACTTGGCCTCTGAAGTACAAAGAATCAAAGAAGCTCCAGAAACCATTCTCTCGAAGGCTGTGGAGATTGAAGAACAAAACAAGCGACTTCTAGAAGGAATGGAGAAAATAGTTGGGCGG GTTCACTCTGGGGAGGTCGAAAATGACATTTACACTCCGTGGGACGGacttccatccctgcagcttGCTGATGAGGACTCCAGACTCTTTGCCTTTTACAACCTGCTGCACTGCCTCCGCCGAGATTCCCACAAAATTGACAACTATCTCAAGGTTTTGAAGTGCCGCCTAATCCACGACAACAATTGTTGA